TAACATAATTAGCGGATTTGTATAATTATAAGAGATAGATGCTTCTGCAGATGTCATAGTTCCATCAGCAACAGCTTGTGCAATTTCTGGATTAGACCAATCTAATATCTTCCCTATTAATAATGGAAATAACCACAAGCCTATATTTTGAATCCAGAAAATCAAAGCATAAGCCGAACCAATAATCTTACTATCAACAAGTTTTGGAACGCTTGGCCATAAAGCAGCAGGTACCAATGAGAAAGATGCACCAAGCA
This genomic stretch from Bacteroidales bacterium harbors:
- a CDS encoding major facilitator superfamily domain-containing protein 1 encodes the protein LGASFSLVPAALWPSVPKLVDSKIIGSAYALIFWIQNIGLWLFPLLIGKILDWSNPEIAQAVADGTMTSAEASISYNYTNPLIMLAMLGVAALILGFVLKFIDKKKGYGLELPNIQE